A single Megachile rotundata isolate GNS110a chromosome 9, iyMegRotu1, whole genome shotgun sequence DNA region contains:
- the rno gene encoding PHD finger protein rhinoceros: MAQRGKRINRNDNDLASCPGAIKRRKCRLGPATGTTSLAATMGPSEEEETMASSSQGGASWTPRPLSDIKISSIYNRSSAEAPAELFRKDLISAMKLPDSEPLSPNEYWVITDQWKQEWERGVQVPVNPDSLPEPTVTITQATPVKQHSEFKLPKKFVRISRDDYFNPEDHHLSTTPARAEKACAYDLDDTDIAWLDVLNGERAQAGQLPITESQLERVIEELEVRCWERIQTIVKNEEGLGIEYDENVICDVCRSPDSEEGNEMVFCDCCNICVHQACYGITSIPDGSWLCRTCSLSQRPDCVLCPNKGGAMKCTRSGQKWAHVSCALWIPEVSIGCVERMEPITKISSIPQSRWALICVLCRERVGACIQCSIKTCKTAYHVTCAFKYGLEMKAIIEDEMADDGVKLRSYCQKHSRTNTKDKVQGTGGSIGSGADKAGSDSEDAESRRRKRKDMTSEEKNQARAAKLQEIEAEFDKHVSLKDIASQQLDVDPEGIVYIYNYWKLKRRAGHNKPLLAPRCGELSGSGSRNQGQAADLEKMRTFVQLRQDLERVRNLCYMVGRREKLCRSFLRLREQTFHKQALVMSGPPLPPEAAAAVMEANHGPSIYDRLYSHPDSEDHTHDFDTIVARIAGIDSPTSDEKKTQQQQQQQQQQQQDFNGASSKKLYFNGSVRRKNLYGSDLSSVSSSETDATKAKTSEKSKNLKLESDSSTEEETTSVPSKKLSRRKAKKTVRSTDKLHSTLKENSENEKLVNSRSHTLEHMEKELGSASGSESDELLTLNAGTTKHLAASAIYSDTDSDSQEHTSHSAVLITKAAVKEFSAANLSKNSQKGFGKDSRHSESTYHNTGTKNKENQTKVSTKKKEYIPSALIVPQRQAAKKASEIMQRTQQSKKENPVPESNPEVVKSPVEELSKCSSSKQSKDKSPPKKQRENKPSKEIKNNDVYDFDKDFGDGTEILAYVPQRQAAKKAAEHIKSGMGNKPTQPVEPETLDGRSKKESPETGKKKEARKDDPSSRKEELPARKEETSSSSSSSSSSSSSSSSSSSSSSSSSLSSRKEEASRKEELSTKKDESSSRKEEVLTKDNHPRRPRKPSERKSSVLSSNSDSSSSSNSYSSSTESSSDSENPGRRKLSDDSIDGSSSSTSCESDSGNRTKSKTAATAATAMANKKQQQSKTSPEQQEAERKSVTGRKLKKLPEKKLKTSDGRRGPEFQPPTEREEPRRIAKEQQPQQQQPTPPSQQQQQQPCQQQETSTSVKKQDQRDSKKQPATGTEVDEDLLVGSGDHDGARSVSGSRPAKKSVQAGKQQSVPRKEEKKAKSEGRKRKQNESVAKDEKTGKEAVKKPEKRMNEKQSVKESEKKDEEEVKKDEPAVVEQGKTSEPESCSKTDEKKVKKFGGKDAINTLEEEMKQRRAERDSPKKSLRGLDKLLEKREHHDKMSRSKHSEVKLEKTVCDEEKEIKEPIDESKHMKDSVKNEDHKNHVNENEAAVEKTKSEEQLEEEQIKKDIVDVPQIEKLAVGKKKTERNLENAIEPPNVELQNIPVEENVPKENNEEENVKSVSERVDNLEKEHQKRRKSANRSIFSPQHGKDASVSELFDFDQDMLTEEMVNEDGFGISRDVEERGVPLSFSFNNELWFKEDSKEDSARETLHLVEKLRMELSKKSNSSQFELETVPVDGEIKKEEPPIEKTFEQQQPQQQQQPQSQLQHQQVPQLQQQPQHEQPQEKEVKILESIEPVMNVKNNVEIPEEEIITNEAHPSSCKNTIEEKRKTCYSSGNDRYAAYEEDREANKVSLVERAKLDRAETDERWVPPSINSFEPSDVQHLNALMETQNHRYGNHQFPNETIQDPETIARTHLNAPSIQEQYLLQQSHSMLHGQQEPHERTMLNQQIPEENPMEMVNRHLIGLPASEDDQAAEMMDRVLEKEEDVVRHQEYDHNSPYNDLNGRPDTRWAESQVLPSRRSTSSSITSASSAEDHSIPPYKNVAGIPFPPCSIEATYYADSSYGTGPVSLFPPQSCAAPLPYPSPGPALFPPAFGAAFPAAQSLLPHVKPLEDSLNLQASPCTAAFTSSSHNMALTAAMVSPTKIATPPPPPPPPPPQVTAPPAETIERTQQQLQTQVTESPSLPMNFLNTVAPESHVSDTVVENLQEVLPDGKSQHSGKKSPSKPTRTSARVTSLQGKSPGKSPRQEAQKSVPGARGRGRGAKNSSQHSGYRGRGRGRGRGRGRSGQNAGLVSGVSISQHDDSIQNKLVGTVYDFDSDEDSTSEANIADLRTMRERKKSTDAAAAGIERRDSAVLASGESIQSRLSSPGGTRKYLEDRRLSCSPGHDDSTVVESQSNVGQSFDTVLPVIPGPVDMRTYNSTLDASSSSTLHGQTYENHFLGSFAGVSASDPALPDIEEDLEKELRSALIGKQSQEDCSKPNFDASIDASSSGFVDANKVSLTDSRNQLKVKIKGPFLDANYVPASSVPPLAQQAPVIIAPAATSASVASGTSNLRRMRKKELLRQYCSQDMNMDEPGCGNLATSAPIIMPPINRTVITIPKAVASMTSIPTREDYKAVVDANMEKKRRKERPAGFLDANEEEGGVERRRSSAANGAGSSGNAAIGNTDRRRGRQSSGGRSTTTTTTTTTSNSGPPKLKIKIGNSIIGGQESGQDDRTRIRPPKKRLSSIPSSTPSIEELRRESMKFRRMIMAGFDNDEKLRAKSKKDKNGKRKKRQSSRKEARVRILEGGAAPPKLIITLGKGNDSPDDLPILLTDEEEEEEEERHPTDSRVGPPPPEPAKDEPVYPAVAANMEEKQPTDPDTGGSAPRNVRSAKVTPIRLKLTRCQEGYELKGSPIHGEEPLTTEKPRSSEVSNEETRDPPMKSQEEESSREEEEEEEEENNSSVQRDSSACPAATSIPQGCQVR; this comes from the exons ATGGCACAGCGAGGCAAACGAATAAATAGAAACGACAATGATTTGGCGTCTTGCCCAGGCGCAATCAAAAGGCGCAAATGTAGGCTGGGTCCAGCGACGGGTACGACGTCGCTGGCAGCTACCATGGGCCCCTCAGAAGAGGAGGAGACGATGGCGTCGTCCAGTCAAGGAGGGGCATCCTGGACCCCCAGACCTCTTAGTGACATCAAAATCTCTAGTATATACAATCGCTCCTCTGCTGAGGCTCCCGCAGAATTATTTCGTAAGGATTTGATCAGCGCAATGAAATTACCTGACAGTGAACCATTAAGTCCCAATGAATATTGGGTCATTACTGATCAATGGAAGCAAGAATGGGAGAGAGGTGTTCAAGTACCTGTCAACCCAGACTCCCTTCCTGAACCAACAGTCACTATCACTCAAGCAACACCTGTAAAGCAGCACAGTGAATTCAAACT acCTAAAAAATTCGTAAGGATATCTCGTGATGATTATTTCAACCCTGAAGatcatcatttaagcacaacACCTGCACGAGCAGAAAAAGCTTGTGCTTATGATCTTGATGATACTGATATTGCGTGGTTGGATGTATTAAATGGCGAACGTGCACag gcTGGTCAGTTacctatcacagaatcacaattagaACGCGTGATAGAAGAATTGGAAGTTCGTTGTTGGGAAAGAATACAAACCATTGTAAAGAATGAAGAGGGTCTTGGTATTGAATATGACGAGAACGTAATCTGTGATGTTTGTAGATCT CCTGACTCTGAGGAAGGAAATGAAATGGTATTTTGTGACTGCtgcaacatatgtgtacatcaaGCATGTTATGGAATTACTTCGATACCGGATGGTTCATGGTTATGCAGAACTTGTTCTCTAAGTCAACGACCAGATTGTGTTCTTTGTCCTAATAAAGGTGGTGCTATGAAATGTACTCGTAGTGGCCAAAAGTGGGCTCATGTTTCTTGTGCTTTATGGATCCCAGAAGTCAGCATTGGCTGTGTTGAAAGAATGGAACCTATTACTAAGATATCCAGTATTCCG CAAAGTCGATGGGCTCTAATATGTGTACTATGTCGAGAAAGGGTCGGTGCTTGTATCCAATGCAGCATAAAGACGTGTAAGACAGCTTATCACGTGACGTGTGCCTTCAAATATGGTTTGGAGATGAAGGCAATTATTGAGGATGAAATGGCTGACGACGGAGTAAAGTTAAGG TCCTACTGCCAGAAACATAGTAGAACAAACACAAAAGATAAAGTTCAAGGCACTGGAGGCAGTATAGGAAGTGGAGCTGACAAAGCAGGATCTGATTCTGAAGATGCAGAATCTAGGAGACGTAAGAGAAAGGATATGACTTCTGAAGAAAAAAATCAAGCACGTGCTGCAAA ATTACAAGAAATTGAAGCAGAATTCGACAAACATGTGAGTTTGAAGGATATTGCTTCACAGCAATTGGATGTAGATCCCGAAGGCATAGTTTACATATATAATTATTGGAAACTTAAAAGAAGA gcTGGCCATAACAAACCGCTGTTAGCACCACGTTGTGGAGAGTTGTCTGGTAGTGGCTCACGCAATCAAGGACAGGCAGCCGATCTTGAAAAGATGCGGACGTTCGTTCAACTTCGCCAAGACTTAGAAAGAGTCAGAAACTTGTGTTACATGGTTGGTAGAAGAGAAAAACTCTGTCGGTCTTTTCTCAGGCTACGAGAACAAACTTTCCACAAACAAGCTTTAGTAATGTCCGGACCACCTTTACCACCGGAAGCTGCCGCTGCCGTGATGGAAGCTAATCATGGACCTTCGATTTATGACCGCCTCTATTCTCATCCAGACTCAGAGGACCACACTCATGATTTCGACACTATCGTTGCCCGAATCGCTGGTATAGATTCTCCAACTAGTGACGAGAAGAAGacgcaacaacaacagcagcaacaacaacaacagcagcaggaCTTCAATGGTGCCTctagtaaaaaattatatttcaacggCTCCGTCCGAAGAAAGAATCTGTACGGCAGTGATTTATCGTCTGTTAGTAGCAGTGAAACGGACGCAACGAAAGCGAAAACATCCGAGAAATCGAAGAATCTGAAGCTTGAGAGTGACTCGAGTACCGAAGAAGAAACCACCAGTGTTCCGTCGAAAAAGTTATCGCGTAGAAAAGCGAAAAAGACTGTTCGTTCAACAGATAAGTTACATTCGACGCTTAAAGAAAAcagtgaaaatgaaaaactcGTGAATAGTAGATCACACACGCTTGAACATATGGAAAAAGAATTAGGAAGTGCTTCTGGCAGTGAAAGCGATGAACTGTTGACGTTAAACGCCGGAACGACCAAGCATCTCGCTGCTTCGGCAATTTATTCAGATACAGACTCGGATTCCCAAGAACACACCTCTCATTCAGCAGTGTTAATCACGAAAGCAGCTGTCAAGGAATTTTCCGCGGCAAATTTAtcgaaaaattcacaaaaaggCTTCGGTAAAGACTCTAGGCATTCTGAATCCACGTACCACAATACGGGGACGAAAAATAAAGAGAATCAAACTAAAGTCAGTACTAAAAAGAAAGAATATATACCTTCTGCACTGATTGTACCGCAAAGGCAGGCAGCGAAGAAGGCTTCAGAAATCATGCAGCGCACACAACAGAGCAAAAAAGAAAACCCAGTGCCTGAGTCTAACCCAGAAGTGGTTAAGTCTCCTGTCGAGGAACTTTCAAAGTGCTCCTCTTCGAAGCAATCAAAAGACAAAAGTCCTCCTAAGAAACAAAGAGAAAACAAACCATCGAAGGAGATTAAAAATAACGATGTGTACGATTTCGATAAAGATTTCGGAGATGGAACGGAAATTTTAGCGTACGTGCCGCAAAGACAAGCTGCGAAGAAGGCTGCGGAGCACATAAAAAGCGGCATGGGCAATAAACCTACTCAACCAGTTGAGCCGGAAACGTTAGACGGTAGATCGAAAAAGGAATCCCCGGAGActggaaagaaaaaagaagctcGAAAGGACGATCCATCCTCCAGAAAGGAAGAACTTCCTGCGAGGAAAGAAGAAAcatcgtcatcgtcgtcgtcatcCTCATCCTCTTCTTCGTCTTCATCGTCGTCATCCTCTTCTTCGTCGTCGTCCTCCTTATCCTCCAGAAAGGAAGAAGCTTCTAGAAAAGAAGAATTGTCCACGAAAAAGGACGAGTCTTCTTCGAGAAAGGAAGAGGTCCTCACAAAGGACAATCATCCTAGAAGACCCAGAAAACCGAGCGAACGAAAGTCGTCGGTACTTTCAAGTAACAGTGATAGTAGCAGCAGTAGCAATAGTTACAGTAGTTCCACGGAAAGCAGTAGTGACTCTGAGAACCCTGGACGTAGAAAACTTTCTGACGATTCGATAGATGGTTCCTCTTCCAGTACTTCATGCGAAAGTGATAGTGGTAATCGAACGAAGAGCAAAACGGCCGCGACAGCTGCAACAGCCATGGCGAATAAAAAGCAACAACAATCTAAAACATCGCCTGAACAACAGGAGGCCGAGAGGAAATCAGTTACAGGGCGGAAACTCAAGAAGCTGCCCGAGAAGAAGCTTAAAACTTCCGACGGGCGGCGGGGACCAGAGTTTCAGCCGCCTACTGAGAGAGAGGAACCTCGTAGAATCGCCAAGGAACAGCAACCGCAACAACAACAACCAACACCACCATcccagcaacaacaacaacaaccatGTCAGCAACAAGAAACAAGTACAAGTGTCAAAAAGCAAGATCAAAGAGATAGCAAGAAACAACCAGCCACCGGAACGGAGGTTGATGAGGATCTGCTCGTTGGGTCTGGAGATCATGATGGGGCAAGAAGTGTTTCTGGGTCCAGACCTGCCAAAAAGTCGGTTCAAGCCGGTAAGCAGCAGTCTGTgccaagaaaagaagaaaagaaagctaAATCCGAAGGCAGAAAGCGAAAACAGAACGAGTCTGTTGCGAAAGATGAAAAGACCGGGAAAGAGGCGGTTAAAAAGCCGGAAAAGCGGATGAACGAGAAGCAGTCTGTCAAGGAGAGCGAAAAGAAGGACGAGGAGGAGGTTAAGAAGGATGAACCAGCGGTCGTAGAGCAAGGAAAGACCAGTGAACCGGAGAGTTGTTCGAAAACCGACGAGAAGAAAGTTAAGAAGTTTGGCGGCAAGGATGCGATCAATACTTTGGAAGAGGAAATGAAACAACGTAGAGCGGAGAGAGACAGCCCGAAGAAATCGTTGAGGGGTTTGGATAAACTTTTGGAAAAACGCGAGCACCACGATAAGATGTCGAGGAGTAAACATTCGGAGGTGAAGTTGGAAAAAACTGTTTGCGACGAAGAGAAGGAAATTAAAGAACCGATAGATGAAAGTAAGCACATGAAAGACAGTGTGAAGAACGAGGACCACAAGAATCACGTCAACGAGAATGAGGCTGCTGTCGAAAAGACGAAATCGGAAGAACAGTTGGAGGAGGAGCAAATAAAGAAGGATATCGTTGATGTGCCGCAGATCGAGAAACTTGCAGTCGGAAAGAAGAAAACGGAGAGAAATCTGGAGAACGCAATTGAACCACCCAATGTTGAGTTACAAAACATACCAGTTGAGGAGAACGTTCCTAAAGAGAACAACGAGGAAGAGAATGTTAAATCCGTTTCGGAGAGAGTTGACAATTTGGAGAAAGAACATCAAAAGAGGCGAAAATCGGCTAACCGATCGATCTTCTCGCCGCAGCATGGGAAAGATGCGAGTGTCTCGGAATTGTTTGATTTCGATCAAGATATGCTGACGGAGGAGATGGTGAACGAGGACGGATTTGGTATATCTAGGGACGTGGAAGAACGGGGCGTACCGTTGAGTTTCTCCTTCAACAACGAACTGTGGTTCAAGGAAGATTCGAAGGAAGATAGCGCTAGAGAAACGCTCCATCTCGTCGAGAAATTGCGTATGGAACTCTCGAAGAAATCAAATTCTAGTCAGTTTGAATTAGAGACAGTACCTGTAGACGGCGAAATCAAAAAAGAGGAACCACCGATAGAGAAGACGTTCGAGCAACAACAaccgcagcagcagcaacagccacaatcgcaattacagcATCAACAAGTGCCGCAACTTCAACAACAGCCGCAACACGAGCAACCACAAGAAAAGGAGGTGAAAATCCTAGAGTCCATAGAGCCAGTTATGAACGTGAAGAATAACGTTGAAATTCCTGAAGAAGAAATCATCACTAACGAAGCACATCCCAGTAGCTGTAAAAATACAATAGAAGAGAAACGGAAAACGTGTTACTCGAGCGGTAACGATAGATACGCGGCCTACGAAGAGGATCGTGAGGCGAACAAAGTCAGTTTGGTGGAGCGGGCGAAGCTCGATCGAGCGGAGACCGACGAGAGGTGGGTTCCGCCGAGCATCAACAGTTTCGAACCCAGCGACGTGCAACACCTTAATGCTTTGATGGAAACTCAGAATCATCGATACGGCAACCACCAGTTTCCCAATGAAACCATTCAAGATCCCGAAACGATCGCACGCACTCATTTGAACGCGCCGAGTATACAGGAACAATATCTTTTACAGCAATCGCACTCCATGCTTCATGGTCAACAAGAACCTCATGAAAGAACGATGCTCAATCAACAGATACCCGAGGAGAACCCTATGGAAATGGTGAATAGACATCTAATCGGATTGCCAGCATCGGAGGACGATCAGGCCGCCGAGATGATGGACAGAGTACTCGAGAAAGAGGAAGACGTCGTCAGGCATCAAGAATACGATCACAATTCACCATACAATGACTTGAACGGTCGTCCAGATACCCGATGGGCAGAGAGTCAGGTGTTACCGTCTCGAAGGTCTACGTCTTCTTCGATCACCTCCGCTTCGTCCGCAGAGGATCATTCCATTCCACCGTACAAAAACGTAGCGGGCATTCCTTTTCCACCGTGCTCGATCGAAGCAACGTATTACGCGGACTCGAGCTACGGTACCGGCCCGGTAAGTCTCTTTCCGCCGCAGTCGTGCGCGGCGCCGTTACCGTATCCTTCACCCGGGCCAGCCCTTTTTCCACCGGCATTCGGCGCAGCTTTCCCAGCAGCACAGTCGTTGTTGCCGCACGTGAAACCACTGGAGGACTCGTTAAATCTACAGGCTTCACCATGTACTGCAGCGTTCACGTCTTCCTCGCACAACATGGCGCTCACCGCAGCCATGGTATCGCCTACCAAAATAGCCACACCGCCACCGCCACCACCTCCACCACCACCGCAAGTTACCGCCCCACCTGCCGAAACCATCGAGAGGACACAGCAACAATTGCAAACTCAGGTCACCGAATCACCTTCCTTGCCCATGAATTTCTTGAACACCGTAGCACCAGAGAGTCACGTCAGCGACACCGTCGTCGAGAATCTGCAGGAAGTTTTGCCGGACGGAAAGAGTCAGCACTCCGGGAAGAAATCACCTTCGAAGCCTACTAGGACCTCGGCCCGAGTTACGTCTCTGCAAGGGAAGTCTCCAGGGAAGTCCCCGAGACAGGAAGCTCAGAAGAGCGTTCCTGGGGCACGAGGACGCGGTAGAGGCGCTAAGAATTCATCGCAACACTCCGGTTACAGGGGACGCGGTCGAGGCCGAGGTAGGGGACGAGGTAGAAGCGGTCAAAACGCAGGACTGGTCTCTGGTGTTAGTATCAGCCAGCACGATGATTCCATTCAGAACAAACTAGTCGGCACGGTGTACGATTTCGACTCCGACGAGGATTCGACCAGCGAGGCGAACATCGCCGACCTGCGTACCATGAGGGAACGCAAGAAGTCGACGGACGCCGCGGCAGCGGGCATCGAGAGAAGGGACTCCGCTGTCCTGGCTTCCGGAGAGAGCATTCAATCGAGACTTTCCAGTCCTGGAGGTACCAGAAAGTACTTGGAGGACAGGAGACTCTCTTGTTCCCCTGGTCACGACGACTCCACCGTTGTCGAGAGTCAGTCAAACGTTGGACAGAGCTTCGATACCGTCCTACCGGTTATTCCTGGTCCCGTCGACATGAGAACTTACAATTCTACCCTCGACGCTTCAAGTTCTTCCACACTACATGGTCAGACGTACGAGAATCATTTCTTGGGATCTTTCGCTGGTGTTTCGGCGAGCGATCCTGCTCTTCCGGACATCGAGGAGGACCTCGAGAAGGAGTTAAGATCCGCGCTGATCGGTAAACAGAGTCAAGAAGACTGCTCGAAGCCGAACTTCGACGCGAGCATCGACGCGTCGTCTTCCGGCTTTGTGGACGCCAACAAGGTCTCTTTGACGGACTCGAGAAATCAACTGAAGGTGAAGATCAAAGGTCCGTTCCTCGATGCGAACTATGTTCCTGCCTCATCGGTACCACCGCTTGCTCAACAAGCACCCGTGATAATTGCTCCGGCTGCCACCAGTGCTTCCGTCGCTTCCGGAACCTCGAACCTCAGGCGAATGCGGAAGAAGGAGCTGCTTAGACAGTATTGCTCTCAGGACATGAATATGGACGAGCCAGGTTGCGGAAATCTTGCCACGTCCGCGCCGATCATCATGCCACCCATCAACCGTACGGTGATCACCATACCGAAAGCTGTCGCCTCGATGACTAGTATACCTACCAGAGAGGATTACAAGGCGGTCGTCGACGCGAACATGgagaagaagagaagaaaagaaCGGCCTGCCGGCTTCTTAGACGCCAACGAGGAGGAGGGAGGCGTCGAAAGGAGACGAAGCAGCGCAGCGAACGGTGCTGGTTCCAGCGGTAACGCCGCGATCGGTAACACGGATCGCAGGAGAGGAAGGCAGAGTAGTGGCGGCAGGTCGACGACGACCACGACCACGACTACCACCTCGAACAGTGGTCCgccgaaattgaaaataaagatcGGCAATAGCATTATCGGTGGCCAGGAGAGCGGCCAGGACGACAGGACCAGAATCAGACCGCCGAAGAAACGGCTGAGCAGCATTCCTAGCAGTACACCGAGCATCGAGGAGTTGCGCAGAGAAAGTATGAAGTTTAGACGCATGATCATGGCTGGTTTCGACAACGACGAGAAACTTAGAGCAAAGAGTAAGAAGGATAAGAACGGTAAGAGAAAGAAACGTCAATCGAGCAGAAAGGAAGCCAGGGTGCGTATCCTCGAAGGTGGTGCTGCCCCACCAAAGCTGATCATCACGCTGGGCAAAGGCAACGACTCTCCCGACGACTTGCCGATCTTGCTCACGgacgaagaagaggaagaggaagaggaacgaCATCCGACTGACAGTAGAGTAGGTCCTCCGCCTCCGGAACCAGCCAAGGACGAGCCTGTCTATCCCGCAGTAGCTGCCAACATGGAAGAGAAACAGCCTACCGACCCCGACACCGGTGGCAGCGCGCCTAGGAACGTTCGTTCGGCCAAGGTCACGCCGATCAGGTTAAAATTGACGCGTTGCCAGGAGGGTTACGAGCTTAAGGGCTCGCCGATCCATGGCGAGGAGCCATTAACTACGGAGAAACCGCGAAGTTCCGAAGTTTCGAACGAAGAGACGAGAGATCCACCGATGAAAAGCCAGGAGGAAGAGTCCTCCagggaagaggaagaggaagaagaggaggagaaCAATAGTTCCGTGCAAAGAGACTCCTCCGCGTGTCCTGCCGCGACAAGTATACCACAAGGATGCCAAGTTAGGTGA
- the Nxt1 gene encoding NTF2-related export protein 1, with amino-acid sequence MEQDLKTKIDQACRTAEEFTKLYYESVDKRRYLISRLYLDTATLIWNGNGIEGKDNIQKFWTDLPVSVHNVYTLDAQPITGPDMTDQLTFLVKVGGQVKYDDKTSKPFNQSFLIAAMGDKWKIVSDCFRVQEVLENVN; translated from the exons ATGGAACAG gacttaaaaacaaaaattgatcAAGCTTGTCGTACAGCTGAAGAATTTACAAAACTTTATTATGAAAGTGTAGATAAACGAAGATAt CTTATATCGAGATTATACTTGGATACTGCAACTTTAATATGGAATGGTAATGGCATTGAAGGCAAAGATAATATACAGAAATTTTGGACAGATTTACCAGTTTCTGTCCATAATGTTTATACATTAGATGCTCAACCAATAACAG GTCCTGACATGACTGATCAACTGACATTTCTGGTTAAAGTTGGTGGACAAGTAAAATACGATGATAAAACATCAAAGCCATTTAACCAGAGTTTCTTGATAGCAGCAATGGGAGATAAGTGGAAGATTGTAAGCGACTGTTTCCGGGTACAAGAAGTATTAGAAAAcgtaaattaa